ACCCTCCAGGACCGTGACACCGCTCCTGGTGACCGACCCGTCGTCCGTCTTCGCCACGAGCAGCTGGCGGTCCGCGAAGGCCGCGACCTGCGGGAGGTGCGTGACGACCACGACTTGCGCCGACTTCGCGAGCCTGGCCAACCTCCTGCCGACCTCGACGGCCGCCTTGCCGCCGACGCCCGCGTCGACCTCGTCGAAGAGGTAGGTCGGTACGGGGTCGGAACCGGCGAAGACCACCTCGACGGCGAGCATCACCCGGGAGAGCTCACCGCCGGACGCCCCCTTGGCGATCGGCCGGGGCGGTGCGCCCGGGTGCGGGGCCAGCAGAAGTTCGACCTCGTCGGCACCGGCCGGCCCGTAGGCGACGGTGCGGCCGCCGACCTCGATGCCGTCGGCGTCCTCGGCAACCTCGGTCTGGCGGATCTCGACGGTCACCCGGGCGTGCGGCATCGCGAGTTCGGCGAGCTCGGCGGTGACCGCGTCGGCGAAGCGCTTCGCCGACGCCGTGCGGGCATCGGTCAATGTTTGCGCCAGTTCGCCCAGTTCCGCGCGCAATGCGTCCCGCTCGGCGGCCAGTTCGCCGATCCGGTCGTCGTCGCCGTCCAGTTCGGCGAGCCGGGCGGCACTCTCCTCGGACCAGGCCAGCACGGCCGCGATGTCCTGGCCGTACTTGCGGGTCAGATGGTTCAGGGCGGCGCGGCGTTCCTCGACCGCGGCGAGCCGCAACGGGTCGGCGTCCAGACCGTCCGCGTAACTGGCCAACTCACCCGCCACGTCCGCCATCAGGATGCCGATCTCACCGAGCCGTTCGGCGAGCGCGGAAAGTTCCTGGTCGTGACTGCGTACGGCCTCCAGCGCACGGTG
This portion of the Streptomyces sp. 2114.4 genome encodes:
- the recN gene encoding DNA repair protein RecN — its product is MRIRSLGVIDDAVVELSPGFTAVTGETGAGKTMVVTSLGLLLGGRADPALVRIGAKSAVVEGRIGVGPRAPAAVRAEEAGAELDDGALLISRTLSAEGRSRAHVGGRSVPVGLLAELADDLVAVHGQTDQQGLLRPARQRQALDRYAGDTVAVPLAKYTAAHRRLRGVAAELDELTTQARERSQEADLLRFGLDEIAEAEPQPGEDTDLAAEAERLGHAEALASAASAAHAALAGNPEDPEGVDATTLVAGAHRALEAVRSHDQELSALAERLGEIGILMADVAGELASYADGLDADPLRLAAVEERRAALNHLTRKYGQDIAAVLAWSEESAARLAELDGDDDRIGELAAERDALRAELGELAQTLTDARTASAKRFADAVTAELAELAMPHARVTVEIRQTEVAEDADGIEVGGRTVAYGPAGADEVELLLAPHPGAPPRPIAKGASGGELSRVMLAVEVVFAGSDPVPTYLFDEVDAGVGGKAAVEVGRRLARLAKSAQVVVVTHLPQVAAFADRQLLVAKTDDGSVTRSGVTVLEGEERVRELSRMLAGQEDSETARAHAEELLETARTGN